taattttaaaaataagtgttttaatcaataaagtaaaaactttagaagatttctattaaataaaaaaattaccatCTTTCGAATCCTTCGAGCCGGATTTGAACCAGCGACCTATGGATTTCTATTGCATTTTGCCAACTACAGTCCACCGCTCTACCAACTGAGCTATCGAAGGTTAAATTTACTGGCGGCCAATGTGAGTTTTCTGCATGCGTGCAAACGAGAAGGATGAGTTTTCAAACAGTACAGTGTTTAATTTTCCATATAGGATAGTATTGGATTTGCTTCAACTTAGTGCAATCTTTTGCAGCATTCGATTATTTTTATAGCAGCTAAGTTCGAAAATGTTTCTCCAAAATCACGGATTTTCCGTGCATTTGACTCGGTCAATGTAAATCtttcaatattaaatgttAAGGTGTTTTAACTCTAATGTGAAACCTAATGTATTTCAAAAGATTGCTTTGTTTTTGAGACCTTTCTACTTGGTGGTGAAAAGTTTACCAAACTcgaaaaaaattgtcttttattttagtttttatctATTATGTATTTCTCCCAATATATCCGTTCAACGCATTATTTTATACTTACCAGTTAATCGGTACATGCTTATgatcagtaaaaaaaaaagaagatttAAAACCAAGtactatgaaaaaaataatactttctTTCGATCCTTCGAGCCGGATTTGAACCAGCGACCTATGGATATCTATTGCTTGTTTCCCAACTACAGTCCACCGCTCTACCAACTGAGCTATCGAAGGTTGAATTTGTTGGCGGCAAATTCGCTTTTTCTTCGCGAGCGAGGAGGGGAAAGTAACAAAGAGCGAGCAAAAGAGAACGTTTAGCGGTACtcttatttaaacttttgctTCAGAGCACTCTCTTTTTTCACAATCTCGTTCACGTACAAATGGGGTCATATAAATATGTGTTATTGAAAGTTTTCAATCTGCTAAGCCACAGAAATTTCATAACACGACAATTACTTACGTTTCAGTATTGAATAATGCATtgacaaatgtattttttttattcacacGAGTATACGGATtagtattgtatttttatttatattttattgaacaaaATTTGGTTGGCTAAATaagcacaataaaaatttcaaagtaGTGGAGGTGTAAGCTgagaacttttaaaattaaactattacaAAGAGATATAGCTCAACACAAAAACTATCTTATCCATTCCTTGCAATGCCGATCACTACTAGATATCTATCCGCAGTTGTGCTCAGATAAGAGGGTGCGGAGCCAAGCTGACGTTGTTCATATATCCATCTCGCTCCAGCGCTGACAAGTAGAGCGGTACCAGAGCAACGAGTTTGACATTGCGAGCACTCCCCAAGATTGAGCCCCCACAGCGTAAAAGGGACCGAGGCACCGGCGACGAGAACATTTCGTTTTCAAAAGCCGGCTGCAGCGGTCCGTTCATAAATCCGATTCCAGCTCCGACACCACGTCCAAACTCTTGTCTGCGTCGTGCAAATATAGAGGCGTCACCCTTTGGCTAAAGAATCCGAAACTCTCGAGGGTCTTTGTACAAGCattcaaagaaaataatcaCATTTACAACGATCCcgtaaatacaaaaaattttcgCAAGATGTCGTACCACAAGCCCGAAGCTAAGACCGTGCAGGACCTGAAGGATCTGGCCCAGAAGCTGCGAATTCACTCTATCAACGCTACCCAGGCCTCCAAATCGGGGTAAGCAAACGAATAAGCCCATTAGCAAGTTAAAGTGTgcgtatatacatatgtgtgtgAGCTgcgaattttaaaagttgtgcACCTTGCACTTGTTGCTTCAAAGGTGACCCAACTGTTCCAGGGATGGCTGtagaaatttttttccaggggatttaaaatttctttttggagatttgaataaattaaatgaaatgtaatTATGAAATCAACTTTCACATAAACATATGTATAGAAAATTGTTTGGAGACCGGTTCCTTAAATGGCACCTCCTCACCCCATCCATGCCAAGCCACGTGTTTTCCAGTAACTTTAGTGAATTCGCGAATTTTTCGCCGTGTTTGCGTGCCCACTGATAAGCCGCATTCACCTCATTTTCtgagtttatattttatgaccTTAGTCAACCTTGAAAAATTTAGCTTactgcttttaaatttttgttttgtttttgtgcgtGGCTTTCAAAAAGCCGACGCCGCCAttacacacaaacacacatggtttatataaacatacataaatatatacatatgtacatcaAACAGCGGCaattttatacatacatattcgAGTGTTGGAAAGCACAGCTTGTGACGGGAATGAAAGGGATGGGGATAGTAATGGAATGATCCCCTACACTTGAGATTTACGACCTTATGGCTTTTAATGTAATTATATCTCGGATAGACGCGACTAAATTGTTACTGCaacagtaaataaaaatagagtACGCTGATAAGCCAAACACTTATATCGCTTCCAttagtttttttcatttctttttcgtGTCAGTTTAAGATAAGATCTGCTCTGTTTGCTCTAAATGTGACCTCTGCCGGCGAGATAAGCCGGGTTTGGTTTTCGTTACTCACTGGCAACGATATGACCGATTAGAGGTGACCAGCTCAAGTGTGTTCCCCGCATGATAATCGAGAATCACggaaaattgataaaataagTGAGCCGGGTCACTGCTGACACTCCGAAGTATCACCTTCATTAGTACTTGATTCAGCTGGAGGAAATGGGTAGGCACTTGGAAACTATCTAGAAACACGTGCATACGACCCCATCGTGTAACccaagaattttttttttttttaaggctttTGTTTGGGTTTATTTTGGCGATCGGAAAAGTTCCAAGGTCTAAAAACCGGTGTGGAGCTGGCGATGAAATCACACCATATACCTCTTGTACGGTTGTGTACGCGATATGGTTTATTTATATGCCTGGGGGTAAGACGAGCCCCCCTTTTGGTCTGGGATTGTGTGTTTTTGCGGTTGGAGTAGTGCCAGATGTGCAATTTACAGACTACTCTTTCGGTATTTATCTTATTTGTCGAAATACGATCGCATGGGAACtcaaaatattgcaaaatagACCGAACCTTATTTAaactttgaaatttaatacTCCAGATattggaattaaaaaaaaaaatatgtatagaTTTTCAACGGATGGCTAAAATGTAAACTTAGTCTAACTTTCCCTTTGTATTTCGGCCTTCATTGACTCTTGACAGGGTCTACTTTCAATACGGTTCAATAAACACCAGCCTTAACCTAGAATTTAGTGCACAAAGTTTATTCTACAATCTAATGTTTTACCTCTATTTACGCTCGTTATAGCCATCCCACATCATGTGCCTCGCTGGCCGAGATCATGTCCGTGCTGTTCTTCCAGCAGCTGCGTTTGAACCTGAAGCACCCTCGCGATCCCTCCAGCGATCGCTTTATCCTGTCTAAGGGACACGCGGCACCCATTCTGTACGCCGCCTGGGCTGAGGCCGGTCTCTTCCCCATCGAGGATCTGAACAACCTGCGCAAGATCGACAGCGATCTGGAGGGTCACCCGACGCCCCGTCTGAACTTTATCGATGTGGGCACCGGATCCCTGGGACAGGGTGTGGCTGTGGGCGCCGGAATGGCCTATGTGGGCAAGAACTACGACAAGGCCGACTACCGTACCTACGTGGTCGTGGGCGATGGCGAGTCCGCGGAGGGTTCCGTTTGGGAGTCGCTGCACTTTGCCGGCCACTACAAGCTGGATAACCTGTGCGTGATCTTTGACGTGAACCGTCTGGGTCAGTCGGAGGCCACCTCCCTGCAGCACAAACTGGATGTGTACCGGGATCGTCTGGAGGCCTTCGGCTTCAATGCTGTCGTTGTCGATGGGCACGATGTCGAGGAGCTGACCAAAGCCTTCCATTGCGCTGCCATCACCAAGAGCAAGCCCACCGCCATCATTGCCAAGACGTTCAAGGGCAAGGACTTCCCCAATATCGAGGATCTGGACAACTGGCACGGCAAGCCGCTGGGAGACAAGGCCGCCGAGGTGGTCAAGCATCTGCAGGGTCTAATTGTCAACAAGGATGTTAAGCTGACCCCCAAGCCAGTTTCCAAGACGGGAGCTGCTCCCGAGGTGGACATCAGCAATGTCAAGCTGAGCTCACCTCCTGCCTACAAGCTGGGTGATTCGATTGCCACCCGTTTGGCCTATGGCACAGCTCTGGCCAAGATCGGCAAGAACAACCAGCGTGTGATTGCCCTGGATGGCGACACCAAGAACTCCACTTTCTCGGACAAGCTTAAGGCTCTTGACCCCGAACGCTACATCGAGTGCTTCATCGCTGAGCAGAAtttggtgggcgtggccgtgggcgctgcctgccgtcgccGCACTGTGGCCTTCGTGTCCACCTTTGCCACCTTCTTCACCCGTGCCTTTGACCAGATCCGTATGGGCGCCATCTCGCAGACGAACGTGAACTTTGTGGGCTCCCACTGCGGGTGCAGCATCGGTGAGGATGGTCCCTCGCAGATGGGACTGGAGGACTTGGCCATGTTCCGCACAATTCCGGGCAGCACCATCTTCTATCCCTCGGATGCGGTGAGCACGGAGCGTGCCGTGGAGCTGGCGGCCAATACCAAGGGCGTCTGCTTCATCCGCACATCGCGTCCCAACACCAGCGTGATCTACGACAACGAGGAAACCTTCACCATTGGACGCGGCAAGGTGGTGCGCCAGAAGAGCTCCGACGAGGTGCTCCTAATTGGAGCGGGTATCACCTTGTACGAGTGTCTGGCTGCCGCCGATCAGCTGGAGAAGAACTGCATCACCGTCCGTGTGATTGATCCGTTCACCGTGAAGCCTCTGGATGCTGAGCTTATTATTGAGCACGGAAAGCAGTGCGGAGGACGTGTTGTTGTCGTGGAGGATCACTACCAGTGAGTTGTTTCCGTAACCCTTTGAGGATACTTTTTTGCTAAATGGGTTTGTTCTTTCTCCTTTACAGGCAAGGAGGTCTTGGCGAGGCTGTGCTGAGTGCCCTGGCCGGCGAGCGCAACTTTGTGGTCAAGCACCTGTTCGTGCCCACCGTGCCACGCTCGGGTCCTCCCTCCGTCCTCATCGACATGTTCGGCATTTCCGCCCGCCACGTCGTTAACGCCGTCAACGAAATCCTCAAGGATTAGGAAGCTAGCCGTGCGACAGACTCATAAAGTCATCATCTGGCTATTCATTTACCGCCTACAGGAATTCTCCCAGTTACTACTTACTCTTATCCTTTATCATTCCCCTTTAAGATGGTTAATAtacttttacaaatttaaactgtaacaccaggaaaataaatttttttcaataagacattatatttctgtttaaatttattatttacctTTTTGGTATATTATCAATTAGAATGAACGAATTCATTGTCGTCTCACAAATAtgtaatcttttttttttcaaagaaagCCTGCAATTCCAGAGTAACTGGAATCTAaggctaaacaaaaaaaccgcAAGTTTCTGTTGAATTTTAAAGACTAAAGAAATTCCGCagaatttgcaaaaaaaattgcgcACCCAAAAAGCGCACAGAATGCTATAAATATGGATTTGGTTTGGTAAGATCCGTCATTGTTTAATCAAATTCAAGATGTTGAAGTACTCAACCATTCTATTTTTCgcatttattgaattttatccATATGGAGTCTTGTCCAAACCTGTTGACTTCGTGAAAAAGTTAAGAGAGGTGGGGACTTTAGTTACCGAAATCGCTGAAAAGCTACAGGAACCCCCGGAAAGCTTCGAAAGGATCGGATCAAAGTTTTATTACATCGAGACAATTCAGAAGAAGAATTGGTTTTCTGCACGGAATACTTGTCGCAGGATGGGCGGTAATTTGGCTAATATACAGAACAGCGAGGAGCTGATCGTCATTAAACGCCATGCAAAAATTAACCGGGAAGAGCATTACTGGCTGGACATCACAGATCTGGCGGATGAGGGCCAGTTTGTGTCATCCACCACCGGCGAGAGTGCCACCTTTTTAAAGTGGGCTTGGACAGACCCCAACAACTTAAATGGCGTAGAAGACTGCGTTGATTTATACAGGGATTTGATGCAAGATGACAATTGTAAAgcaaagaaatattattttatttgtgaagCAGGCAATTAAAGACATTGTATTCCTagctttaaaaatgcataacaaaataaaaataaattgtaattaaagatttttcttTTCAAGAATCTCAATCcgaaataagtaaaaattttcaaaagtcagttacatttttttcttaactAAACCAGCCAAGTTGGCAGCTCTAGTCCAATCACGAAAAATATCGATAGCCCGGTTATCGCCATCTTCGGTAGCAGCTGATTATCGTGCGGCATGATTAtctaaacatttatttatttcagcgACTCAGTAAATTAGTTAAAAATGAACCTAAGCTCTAGAGATATGCTGAAAAGATTGGTGCAGCAATGTGCCTACAAGCGGATTGGTAAGGGCTCACTTTTGGCATAGTGGCACGCATTCAGGAAACCTCTTTTTCAGTCACATTCTCCACGAAAACGGCCGAACATGCTGTTAAAAATCAGGAGGAATCGAAGAAAGGGGAGGCTCCACCTGCCACACCCACTTCACCAGCTCCTGTGACCCGCAAACCCATTATACCGGCAAATTATCGGTTCGTTTACCCAGAATTCCTTCCCGATCCGAAGGTGGAGTGGCGAAACCCCATCCGCGAGAAACTGGAGCGCCTGGACATGCTGGAGCGGCGAAAACAGATCGATCTACCCGAATTCTATGTGGGGTCCGTGCTGGCGGTGACCAGTTCCGATCCACATGCCGCCGGAAAGACCAGTCGATTTGTGGGCATCTGCATCAATAGGGATCGTTGTGGATTGCGCGCCCGCTTCGTCCTGCGCAACGTCATCGATCACCAGGGCATGGAGGTGGTCTACGAGCTGTATGATCCCACCATCCAGAAAGTGGAGGTTCTGCGCCTGGAGAAACGACTAGATGACAGCCTTTATTATTTGCGCGACGCTCTGCCCGAATACAGTACTTTTGATGAGAACATGGAGGCAGAGCCGCTGGAGGATGGTGCTCCCGTGCCGGTGAACGACATCAAGGTGGTGCTGCGACCACGTCCCTGGCTGGAGCGTTGGGAGCGCCAAAATCTGCGTGGCGTGGCCAACATTGATGAGTATCTGAAGGACAAGCATCGCCTGTCGTCGGCCAAGGTGCAGAAGCCCTGGGAAAAGTACGACATGATGAAGGACTACCGTAGCTCGATTCCCGAGGAGGAGCAGACGGAGATCTTCGCCGAGGTGCACACGGAACTGCAcaccctggagctgcagcgcAAACGCAACAAGCGAAAGCGCACCTTCGTCAAGCCCAAGCATTTGGCGTAACTGCATTTGTTGTCCATTTTATAGATTAATAAACTCGGAAAAATGTTGAAAGGACAATGATACTTTATCAAGGAGGATAAAATGGTGACATAGCCAatgattttctaatttttgaaATCTATATAAATGACTACGTTAGTTTTTGAATGCTTTACTCTAAATGAGATTGGCTGATAATTATTtgagaaatttataaaaacaaatacttaGTAACAATTTTAGCACTTCCTAGCACTTCTTTAGCAACATAAAAGGCAGCTCACACATACACTTTTAGTTTTGATAActctaaattaattattttattagtcATAATTGTAGTGTAGTGCCTAGCAGCTAAAcgcaaaataatttacaacgCACGTTACATGATTAATAAACGCGATACTTGTAGAAGTTGACGAAGGATATCGTGGCATTCCAGCCAATAATGGTGACAACCAGAAACAGAAGGAAGATGATGGGCAGGGCGATGAGTATAATTCGGGTGTTCTTTAGATGGGGGATGCCTATAAAGGGGAAAACGTATTAATCAGAGAGTTCTCTGTGTCCTCAAACTAACTCACAATTATATCCCAGAAAGGTGATGTACACGTAGTAGCCCATGCCCAGCAGCCAGAAGGTGTTGCCCAGGAATCGGGAGATAAACCACGTCTGGCTGATCAGCCAGTTGTAGAAGAACAGCTGGATGAAGTGCAGCAGCATGAGTGGCGGAAAGAAGGCGTTCAGATGCACATCGAAGGCATAACCCCATTCGATGTCCGGTTCCAGACTATTCGTGCGCAGGTACCGATTCGTCACCGCCCAGAAGAACGAGGCGATTATGATGCCCGCGAAAATGCAGTCAACGAAAACCACGTAAAATATGAAGGAAATACTTTGCCAGAAGGACAGTCCCAGCACATACGCAAAGCCAAGTGAGGTGACTGTTGAAATTCGATTGAAAGAAATAGAAATTAGAATAACATATTTGTTGTTCCTAGATAAATAACAACGTTCAACGAATTTTGTACTTATCTTTGGTGTATCAATGAAATCATATTGGGCACTAATACCAATtggtatataattattattatttaaagagtACAAAATGTCTCAAAATAATGTATAATGCAAATTCAGGATTATACTAACTATATAAATTTGCGAAACATATGATCTTTAAtgtaaaaaggaaaaagtaaATCGACAATAAGAAAGTCTTCACGATAATACTAACTGTTAGGATGAGTGGACATTTTCTTTAATCaaataagtatatatttttatatctttatcttttaaagtaaataaagaaaaagttaATGGACTATAAGAAATTCCTTAGGTTAATACAAATAAGTATATCTAGATAAAATTAGGGAATGAAAACTCACCACATAGGCAGACCACCAGGAGCACTAGGAACGCCGGATCGTCGCGGGCGAACTGTGACTTGGTCTGTTTCCGGTAGTTGAAGTTCCGGTACACCTTTTGGGGCGCCACAAAGAGGTAGAGCATCTGCCACAGGGCAAATTCGAAGTCCATCTGATTGAACTTGAGCAGACGTCGCAGGTATTTGTAGCTCTTGGTGGTCGCCGATAGGCAGTCCCTCCTGTGGTTGGCGGGCGGCGGGAGGGGCGAGTGGAGCCGGGAGGCACTCGAGTAGCCAGAAACCACCGACGGCGTCGGCGATTGCGTATACTTAACGTGGCTGTATTGactcattttgttttgtttaaaacaaattttttatgtttccaGCAAAGTGGCTGCGCCCACAGCGCTACGAAATACCGATTTTCCTAACAAAATGTGCTAAAATTAACCAGGAAAAACAAGATGATGTGGTCTCACGATAGGAACAGCTGATTAGAGATGGGAGCGTGACTTAGCACAAAAATTGCCAGCTTTAGCTCGAACCAtttataaaagcaaaataaaagtatatacctaaaataattataataatattgaaaattatattttcttgatgtaattatatattcaatttggttcattatttataaatttgttaaaaattttttgtcgTGACACGCGACGAAACCCCAATCAAGCGCTCATCTCTGACGAACTGTCAAGTCTCATTGTTATGAACCGGGTGCCAAAAAATCAGTTCCTTGCCtgactttgttttttgtataccAAATTTAAGTTACTGCAGCTAGATagagcaaataaattaagtcaTATTTCCACACGCAAGGTAAGGGCGCTTTATTTTTGCCACTTCAAGTACAGATTTGCAGGCAACCGTGATGCCTCCATTTTGCAGCATGAATAGATGTTCAAATCCGTGCTTCTTCCGCGCTGCGCGGCTGCACATACGTTATCTGCACGAGATGCGGATTCCGTACGCCCGTCCCATGGGCATAAACCAGCGCAATTTCACCCTGGAGCCGCTGGCCAACCGAGAACTTATCCGCATCCATGGGGCCGAGGTGGTGCCCTTCCTGCAGGGTCTGGCCACCAACGATGTGGCCCGGATCCAGTCGCCCGGAGGTCCTGCCTCCATGTACGCCCACTTCCTCAACAAATCGGGCCGGGTGCTGTACGACACGATCCTGTACCGCACCAACAATCCGGACACCATCCTGGTGGAGTGCGATCGCGAGGCTTCCTCGGATTTCCGACGTCACCTGCGCACCTATCGCGTTCGCAGGCGCATCGAAGTGGACAGTGTGGACGACGAGTACACCCCTTGGGtgatttttaactttaaggACGGCTCGGAGATGGTGGCCAATCCGCATCCAGATCTATTTGTATCCCCGGATCCGAGGCTGTCTGCCTTGGGCACTCGCGTCCTGGCGCCCACCAATATGGACTGGGCCAAGCTGACCAAGAGTTTCGCTGACTTTGGCATCGCCACACCCGCCTCCTCGGATAGCAATTACCAGCTGTTGCGCTACAAGCAAGGAGTGGGCGAGGGCAGCTCGGAATTGCCTCCGGGCAAATGCTTTCCCCTGGAGGCCAATGTGGATTACCTGAACGGCGTAAGCTTCCAGAAGGGTTGCTATGTGGGCCAGGAGCTTACAGCCCGCGTCCACCATTCGGGTGTGATCCGCAAACGTTATATGCCCATCCGGCTGACGGCGCCAATCGATGCCGGTTCCAGCCAAGAGGTGACCTCCGTGGCTGGAGCGAAACTAGGACGCGTCTTTGGCTCTGCCCACAACCACGGAGTGGCATTGTTGCGAATCGAGAAGGTGCTCAACGGCCACCCGGAACTGATGATCGATGGCGAGCGCTGCTATGCCGAGCGACCGGAATGGTGGCCCGAGGATCAGCCCGGAAAGCGGCGAATGGCCTTCGCTGAATGACCCAGGAGCTGatttaaattactatttgttattataccaatagttttattgttattagtATAGTAAACGTAACTAGTCATCGTCAATGTTTTGCCCAGTTCCTTGTTTCTCTGTTGGTCTTGCAGTGAATCTTGGACATGGAGGCCGACGAGGAGGATCTCTTCCTGGACAATGAGACAGCGGAGATTGAGCGTTTGAAGC
This genomic window from Drosophila gunungcola strain Sukarami chromosome 3R, Dgunungcola_SK_2, whole genome shotgun sequence contains:
- the LOC128253093 gene encoding transketolase-like protein 2; translation: MSYHKPEAKTVQDLKDLAQKLRIHSINATQASKSGHPTSCASLAEIMSVLFFQQLRLNLKHPRDPSSDRFILSKGHAAPILYAAWAEAGLFPIEDLNNLRKIDSDLEGHPTPRLNFIDVGTGSLGQGVAVGAGMAYVGKNYDKADYRTYVVVGDGESAEGSVWESLHFAGHYKLDNLCVIFDVNRLGQSEATSLQHKLDVYRDRLEAFGFNAVVVDGHDVEELTKAFHCAAITKSKPTAIIAKTFKGKDFPNIEDLDNWHGKPLGDKAAEVVKHLQGLIVNKDVKLTPKPVSKTGAAPEVDISNVKLSSPPAYKLGDSIATRLAYGTALAKIGKNNQRVIALDGDTKNSTFSDKLKALDPERYIECFIAEQNLVGVAVGAACRRRTVAFVSTFATFFTRAFDQIRMGAISQTNVNFVGSHCGCSIGEDGPSQMGLEDLAMFRTIPGSTIFYPSDAVSTERAVELAANTKGVCFIRTSRPNTSVIYDNEETFTIGRGKVVRQKSSDEVLLIGAGITLYECLAAADQLEKNCITVRVIDPFTVKPLDAELIIEHGKQCGGRVVVVEDHYQQGGLGEAVLSALAGERNFVVKHLFVPTVPRSGPPSVLIDMFGISARHVVNAVNEILKD
- the LOC128266116 gene encoding C-type lectin 37Db-like translates to MLKYSTILFFAFIEFYPYGVLSKPVDFVKKLREVGTLVTEIAEKLQEPPESFERIGSKFYYIETIQKKNWFSARNTCRRMGGNLANIQNSEELIVIKRHAKINREEHYWLDITDLADEGQFVSSTTGESATFLKWAWTDPNNLNGVEDCVDLYRDLMQDDNCKAKKYYFICEAGN
- the LOC128266114 gene encoding 39S ribosomal protein L19, mitochondrial — encoded protein: MNLSSRDMLKRLVQQCAYKRIVTFSTKTAEHAVKNQEESKKGEAPPATPTSPAPVTRKPIIPANYRFVYPEFLPDPKVEWRNPIREKLERLDMLERRKQIDLPEFYVGSVLAVTSSDPHAAGKTSRFVGICINRDRCGLRARFVLRNVIDHQGMEVVYELYDPTIQKVEVLRLEKRLDDSLYYLRDALPEYSTFDENMEAEPLEDGAPVPVNDIKVVLRPRPWLERWERQNLRGVANIDEYLKDKHRLSSAKVQKPWEKYDMMKDYRSSIPEEEQTEIFAEVHTELHTLELQRKRNKRKRTFVKPKHLA
- the LOC128266115 gene encoding protein unc-50 homolog, whose protein sequence is MSQYSHVKYTQSPTPSVVSGYSSASRLHSPLPPPANHRRDCLSATTKSYKYLRRLLKFNQMDFEFALWQMLYLFVAPQKVYRNFNYRKQTKSQFARDDPAFLVLLVVCLCVTSLGFAYVLGLSFWQSISFIFYVVFVDCIFAGIIIASFFWAVTNRYLRTNSLEPDIEWGYAFDVHLNAFFPPLMLLHFIQLFFYNWLISQTWFISRFLGNTFWLLGMGYYVYITFLGYNCIPHLKNTRIILIALPIIFLLFLVVTIIGWNATISFVNFYKYRVY
- the LOC128266256 gene encoding putative transferase CAF17 homolog, mitochondrial — its product is MNRCSNPCFFRAARLHIRYLHEMRIPYARPMGINQRNFTLEPLANRELIRIHGAEVVPFLQGLATNDVARIQSPGGPASMYAHFLNKSGRVLYDTILYRTNNPDTILVECDREASSDFRRHLRTYRVRRRIEVDSVDDEYTPWVIFNFKDGSEMVANPHPDLFVSPDPRLSALGTRVLAPTNMDWAKLTKSFADFGIATPASSDSNYQLLRYKQGVGEGSSELPPGKCFPLEANVDYLNGVSFQKGCYVGQELTARVHHSGVIRKRYMPIRLTAPIDAGSSQEVTSVAGAKLGRVFGSAHNHGVALLRIEKVLNGHPELMIDGERCYAERPEWWPEDQPGKRRMAFAE